In Saccharicrinis fermentans DSM 9555 = JCM 21142, a genomic segment contains:
- a CDS encoding peptidase U32 family protein: MDFKPELLIPAGNIESFHAAVEGGADAIFLGLKQFNARGRAVNFSNAQLITMLDIAGKKNVKIYVTLNTVIKNYEIPELLDVLNFLSQTSVSAVIIQDWGIWYLAKKFFPSLVLHASTQMANHNSIGANFSKKAGIDRVIMARELTHAELQLIMQKAQIEVEVFVHGALCYSFSGLCLFSSYLGGKGANRGQCTQPCRRVFKDDGKKHAIFSLKDNQQVKLVPDFTKMKVASLKIEGRMKSSAYVYRVAQAYRMVIDDPDKLPEAEEMLKWDFGREKTEYFMGGKVKGAISNNTNNGIFLGAVKKLCDDGFFVQSKLSIEAGQQLRVVNKLGESVSVKVKEVREENDVYHVFTSKHIRKGDDVYLIGLPSRNFSNKFDALKHQNVKSLSGAYKRKIRQDIQIKNQQGSHLEFFVRIDNIEWLRKLRVDDFKGILLDIPRKDWRKIPFDSPFFKKNLSRFYVELPGFIPETHLQEMLQDIKWLCRSGMKNFVLSHLSQLDMLPKGCRVITNERVYVYNDAAVRGIKSLGVQCITYPVENDFENLQNGTSRDGIVPVYANPELFFARMPVEVYHPENEFMDNTDKAFKRYVRNGMTSVYSNTPVALLQYAQLLKKEGFFRFMFDLRTESPSKHLPAKLFKKFKASEQLQPSTTFNFKRGLS, translated from the coding sequence ATGGATTTTAAACCTGAGTTGTTAATCCCGGCAGGGAATATTGAGTCGTTTCATGCGGCAGTTGAGGGTGGGGCAGATGCCATATTTTTGGGATTAAAGCAGTTTAATGCACGCGGTCGCGCCGTTAACTTTTCAAATGCCCAATTGATTACCATGTTGGATATTGCAGGGAAGAAGAATGTTAAAATCTATGTAACACTCAATACAGTCATCAAGAACTATGAGATTCCGGAATTGTTGGATGTACTAAATTTTCTGTCTCAGACCTCGGTGAGTGCTGTTATTATTCAGGATTGGGGGATATGGTATCTGGCAAAAAAATTCTTTCCTTCTTTGGTTCTTCATGCCAGTACACAAATGGCTAATCATAACTCTATTGGGGCTAACTTTTCGAAAAAAGCTGGGATTGATAGGGTGATTATGGCGCGGGAGCTGACCCATGCTGAGTTACAGCTGATAATGCAAAAAGCACAAATTGAGGTGGAGGTTTTTGTGCATGGAGCCTTGTGTTATTCATTTTCTGGATTGTGTTTGTTTAGTAGTTATCTAGGGGGTAAAGGTGCGAACCGGGGACAGTGTACCCAGCCTTGTAGACGGGTCTTTAAGGATGATGGTAAAAAGCATGCTATATTTTCGTTGAAGGATAACCAGCAAGTTAAGTTGGTACCTGATTTCACCAAGATGAAAGTAGCCTCTTTGAAAATTGAGGGGAGAATGAAGTCCTCTGCCTATGTCTATCGGGTGGCTCAGGCATACCGGATGGTCATTGATGATCCCGACAAGCTGCCTGAAGCAGAAGAAATGCTGAAGTGGGATTTCGGTCGTGAAAAAACTGAATATTTCATGGGAGGTAAAGTGAAAGGAGCTATTTCTAATAATACGAATAATGGGATTTTTCTGGGTGCGGTAAAAAAATTATGTGATGATGGTTTTTTTGTTCAATCAAAACTCTCCATTGAGGCGGGACAACAGTTGCGTGTTGTTAATAAATTGGGAGAGTCTGTTTCTGTAAAGGTGAAAGAGGTGCGTGAGGAGAATGACGTTTATCACGTATTTACCAGTAAACACATCAGAAAGGGAGACGATGTTTATTTAATAGGTTTACCATCACGTAACTTTTCCAATAAGTTTGATGCTTTAAAACATCAGAATGTAAAGTCGCTTAGTGGTGCCTATAAGAGGAAAATTAGACAGGACATACAGATTAAAAATCAACAAGGTAGCCATCTTGAGTTTTTTGTACGTATTGATAATATTGAATGGTTGCGTAAACTGAGGGTGGATGATTTTAAAGGAATATTATTGGATATTCCCAGAAAAGATTGGCGAAAAATACCATTTGATAGTCCCTTCTTTAAGAAAAATTTGTCACGTTTTTATGTGGAACTTCCGGGTTTTATTCCAGAAACCCATTTGCAGGAAATGTTACAAGATATCAAGTGGCTATGTCGGAGTGGGATGAAAAATTTTGTACTGAGTCATTTATCCCAATTGGATATGTTGCCAAAGGGGTGTCGAGTGATTACCAACGAGCGGGTATATGTGTATAATGATGCAGCTGTCAGAGGTATCAAGTCCTTGGGTGTGCAGTGTATTACCTATCCTGTTGAAAATGACTTCGAAAACCTGCAGAATGGTACGTCCAGAGATGGTATTGTGCCGGTGTATGCCAACCCTGAGCTGTTTTTTGCACGTATGCCCGTGGAAGTTTATCATCCTGAAAATGAATTTATGGATAATACAGATAAAGCGTTCAAGCGTTATGTGCGTAATGGCATGACTTCGGTGTATTCAAATACTCCAGTGGCTTTATTGCAGTATGCTCAACTCCTCAAAAAAGAAGGTTTTTTTAGGTTTATGTTTGATTTACGCACAGAGTCACCATCCAAACATTTACCAGCAAAATTGTTCAAGAAATTTAAAGCTTCGGAACAACTGCAACCTTCTACTACCTTCAATTTTAAACGAGGTTTGAGCTAG
- a CDS encoding tetratricopeptide repeat protein: protein MNSTITTSIIALLLVIMSACGKNSTYDSQIEIIHEQAVKNHRTSRDSIPYFLNECLKYDTLQLSDLSKARILHIKGLDYEAKLNYDSAGITFLNAASLLNDHTLKATLLLRSAVDVLTNQEYKKYNHIMADAEKLVNKLNDPIHLAAFQAKKGEYYIEIAAYEKAIPFFTKADSILENHDILIGREYFQYRIGFSYRRLSKYSQAFDHIKKSISFSTQLNNNYRLTLNLLDISRMYRDAQRFDEALKWEQKHLDLATAHQNREQIQRGYENMGIIHAGKKDWDTAETYFKKSLKMAIEINEPASVGDALSNTGNFYYLRGDYDNAHHYYQKSYEHRKKHYNKPLSIISSLFHLGDLDLVNQNFKSSEANLKKAVFLADSANLIGWAVTASKRLVDIYKKTNDYKKHTKALEQYVSYKDRWNSEVQNTKFNKLTLQYEKKHNEAIIAMQANQLKIGRLLLIIISISLIFVISITVFIFIHKAARLRAFRAIYRQQLLVNDQKRVIESLLKEVNTIKPEKSESVLRSRLVELLEKQEIYKNQDVSLEFVANKLATNITYVSKLVNSEFNCNFNTLINQHRINYCKSCIKDNEEKIPMKSIGLNAGFKSQSTFYATFKEFVGMTPLQYAKISKMEIKQKASSNLV from the coding sequence ATGAATTCAACTATTACAACTTCTATTATTGCTCTGCTCTTAGTCATCATGTCTGCATGTGGAAAGAACAGCACATACGATTCTCAAATTGAAATCATCCATGAACAAGCGGTGAAAAATCATAGAACATCACGAGATTCTATCCCATACTTTCTTAATGAGTGTTTAAAATATGATACACTTCAGTTATCTGATTTATCTAAGGCCCGTATTCTTCATATAAAAGGTCTTGACTATGAGGCAAAATTAAATTATGACAGTGCAGGCATTACCTTTTTAAATGCTGCCTCGCTATTAAACGACCATACTTTGAAAGCCACCTTACTATTACGGTCGGCAGTTGATGTATTAACAAACCAAGAATATAAGAAGTACAATCACATAATGGCAGATGCAGAAAAATTGGTAAATAAGTTGAATGACCCCATTCATCTTGCAGCATTCCAGGCTAAAAAAGGTGAGTATTATATTGAAATTGCAGCATACGAAAAAGCGATCCCGTTTTTCACCAAAGCCGATAGTATATTAGAAAACCACGATATTCTAATAGGCCGCGAGTATTTTCAATACCGCATTGGATTTTCTTATCGTCGCTTATCTAAATATTCTCAGGCATTTGACCATATAAAAAAATCCATCTCCTTTTCCACCCAATTAAACAACAACTACAGGTTAACCTTGAACCTACTGGACATTAGCAGGATGTACAGAGATGCGCAACGGTTTGATGAAGCACTAAAATGGGAACAAAAGCATCTCGACCTTGCTACCGCACACCAAAACAGGGAGCAAATACAAAGGGGCTATGAAAACATGGGGATTATTCATGCTGGAAAAAAAGATTGGGATACAGCAGAAACATATTTCAAAAAATCATTAAAGATGGCTATTGAGATAAATGAACCCGCAAGTGTTGGCGATGCCTTGAGCAATACCGGAAATTTTTACTATCTCAGGGGCGATTATGATAATGCACATCACTATTATCAAAAAAGCTATGAACACAGAAAAAAACACTATAATAAACCTTTGTCAATTATATCTAGCTTATTCCACCTTGGAGACCTCGATCTGGTAAATCAAAATTTCAAATCAAGTGAAGCCAACTTAAAAAAAGCCGTTTTTCTGGCCGATTCAGCAAACCTCATTGGCTGGGCTGTTACTGCAAGTAAACGCCTTGTTGATATCTATAAAAAAACAAACGACTATAAAAAACATACAAAAGCACTGGAACAGTATGTTAGTTATAAAGACAGGTGGAACAGTGAAGTACAAAACACCAAATTTAATAAGCTCACTTTACAGTACGAAAAAAAGCATAATGAGGCCATTATTGCAATGCAGGCCAACCAACTTAAAATCGGCAGACTTCTTCTGATAATCATAAGTATATCTCTAATTTTTGTAATTTCAATCACCGTATTTATTTTCATTCATAAAGCAGCGAGATTAAGAGCTTTTAGGGCTATCTACCGACAGCAATTACTCGTAAATGATCAAAAGCGCGTAATCGAGAGTCTGCTTAAAGAAGTGAACACAATAAAACCCGAAAAATCAGAAAGCGTATTACGTTCCCGTTTAGTGGAGTTACTTGAGAAACAAGAGATTTATAAAAATCAAGATGTATCTCTTGAATTTGTGGCCAATAAACTGGCCACAAACATTACATATGTTTCTAAACTTGTTAACAGTGAATTTAATTGCAACTTCAATACCCTCATTAACCAGCACCGTATAAATTATTGCAAAAGCTGCATAAAGGATAATGAGGAAAAAATACCCATGAAAAGTATTGGTCTCAATGCAGGATTTAAATCACAATCAACATTCTACGCAACATTTAAAGAATTTGTAGGTATGACCCCACTACAATATGCAAAAATTAGCAAAATGGAAATAAAACAGAAAGCTAGCTCAAACCTCGTTTAA